Genomic segment of Mucilaginibacter sabulilitoris:
AGGTAACTATGTAATTAAAAACCTCAAAGGCGGAGATTACTCGCTTTCTGTATCAAACATTGGTTATGAATCACAAACAAAGGAGATAAAGATTAATGCCGATATCACAGTTAACATTACCCTCAAGCCGGCAGTTTACCAGCTGAAAAACGTGGATGTAAACACTCAAAAGGAAAAAACATTTGGTGTTACACGCTTAAAAGCTGTGGAGGGCACCACCATTAATGCCGGTAAAAAAAGCGAAGTGATAGTATTGGGCGATATTACCGCTAATGCCGCTACTAATAATACCCGCCAGATATACTCAAAGGTAGCAGGATTAAATATTTGGGAAAACGATGGCGCCGGTATACAACTGGGTATTGGCGGCCGTGGATTAAACCCTAACCGGGTTACCAACTTTAACACACGTCAAAACGGTTATGACATCAGTGCCGATGCATTGGGTTATCCCGAAAGTTATTACTCGCCGCCGGCCGAACTGCTCGATAGGATTGAAATACTGCGTGGCGCATCATCGCTGCAATATGGTACTCAGTTTGGCGGGCTCATCAACTTTAAATTAAAAGAAGGGCCAACGGATAAGCCGTTTGAGTTTACCTCCCGCGAAACAGCCGGTTCATGGGGCTTTTTTAATACCACTAACAGCATTGGTGGCACGGTAAATAAGGTACAATATTATGCCTTTTTTCAGCATAAACAAGGCGATGGCTGGCGGCCAAATTCAGAGTACAATGTAAACCTGGGTTATGCTGCTATTACCTATAAACCAACCAATAAGCTGTCGTTAACCTTTCAATATACCCGTATGGATTACCTGGCGCATCAGCCCGGAGGATTGACCGATGCCGAATTTGCCGCTGATCCACGACAATCAGTAAGGGCCAGGAACTGGTTTAAAGTTGACTGGAACCTGGGCGCCGTAATATTGGATTACCAGATCACCGATCATTTAAAATTCAATTCCCGGTTTTTTGGCTTAATGGCCGACAGGGACGCGCTGGGTAATCTCGACTTTATTAATCGCACAGATCCTGGTACAGACAGGCAGTTATTTAAAGACAGGTATCGTAATTATGGTAACGAGAGCCGCTTTCTATACTCGTATAAAATAAAAGATCAGGCTCAAAACCTGTTAGTTGGTTTCCGATATTATCGCGGCGCTACCAATCGTCAGCAGGGTTATGGCAATGATGGATCAACAGGTAACCCATCTGATTTTACTTATGTAAGTGCCGGCGCGCCGGATTATTCAAACTATGATTTTCCTAATTACAATGAGTCGGTATTTGTAGAAAATATATTCCGCATCAACTCAAAATTCAGCATTATTCCGGGTTTAAGGTTTGAGAACATTATTACCAAGGCCGATGGTGTTTATCAGAATGTAAACCGTGACCAGGCAGGTAATATTATTTTTGATGAGCAAGTAAATGATATCAGAAACAGCAGGCGGCATTTCCTGATTGGAGGCATTGGATTTAGTTATTTCCAAAGCCAGGGCGCGCAGCTTTACGCCAATATCTCTCAAAACTACAGGGGTATCAATTTTAATGACATCCATTCTACCAATCAAAACAAACAGTCGGACCCTAACCTGCAGGACGAAAAAGGATATTCTGCGGATTTAGGCATGAGAGGTAATCTGTCAGAAGTGTTTAATTATGATGTAAGTTTCTTTTACATCAACTACAACAACCGCATAGGTGATGTGCAGATGGTTAACCCGGTAACTTTTAATATATATCGTTTACGCACCAATGTGGCACAGTCGCGCAACTTGGGCTTTGAGTCATTTGCCGAATTGGAACTTTTACATTTTTTTAACCTGCAACGAAACGATAATAAACTTTCGGTGTTCAGTAACCTGGCACTCATTAACGCCCGTTATGTAAATAGTAAAGAGCCCGCTTATGAAAATAAAAAGGTAGAACTTGCCCCCGATGTGATATTTAAAACCGGGCTTACTTATAAGCACCGGAAACTTTCGGCCAGTTACCAGCTGGCTTATACCAGCTCGCAATTTACTGATGCTACAAATGCCACATTTACAGATGATGCCATTAACGGATTGATACCTGCCTATACCGTAATGGACCTTTCGGCCGATTACCAGATCAGTAAAATATTTACGCTGCAGGGATCAGTAAATAACCTGGCCGATAAAAGATATTTTACCCGAAGGGCCGATAGCTACCCTGGCCCCGGAATAATCCCGGCAGATGCACGTAGCTTTTTCCTTACCCTGCAGGTAAAATTATAGGTTATATTATAAATGAATTAATAACAAAAAAGCCGTACACACTGTACGGCTTTTTTGTTAAGCAAGACCATAAGCTTGTGGCAGTACGCCCCAGGTAATGTCTGCAATTTCTTTGATTAATTCATTAACCTTTTCAAAGTTAGCAGTTTGAGGACCACCGCCTACAACAGTAAATAATGGCCTTTGTCCGGCCGGCATTTCAACAAGGGCTAGCATCGCGTCAGCTACTTCCTGCGGATCGCGACTATCGGTAGTGGGTTCAAAGAATTTAAGCAGCGCCTCCTGGAAGTTAAGGGTATCGGTCCCGTAATATTTCTCTACATCTGCGTTATCGGCCTTTATCGATTTTGTAGTGATGTCGGTAGTTTGATAAGCGCCGGGTTGTATGGTAACTACATCAATACCTGACGATTTCAACTCATAATGATAACCTACAGATACAGCATCTAATGCGGCTTTAGTACCATTGTAAGTACTCAGGATGGGTATAAAATGTCTTGTTTGAACACTTGTAACGTTGATAATTAAGCCAGCTTTTTGTTTGTGCATGTAAGGGAGCACAGCTTTCATAGTACGCTCCGGTCCGATGGTGTTTATCTGATAAAGCATTTCAGTTTGTTCTATAGATAAAGTCTCTCCGGTACCCAGGTATGATACACCGGCATTATTAATTAATACGTCAACAATACCACCTGAGTGTTTTGCAATTTCAGCCACCGCATTTTTAACCGATTCGTTGCTGGCTACATCAAGCTCAATTACTTCTACATGGGCATTATTATCTGCTGCCCATTGCTTTAATTCACTGGCTGTTGCCGCGTTGGAGCCGTTGATGTTGCGCATGGTAGCATAAACAGTATGGCCTTTAGCTGCCAATGTTTTAACAGCCTGAAGGCCAAAGCCGCTACTGCTTCCTGTAAGGATGATCTTTTTCATTTGTTGTTAATTAAGTTTTTGTGTTTGTTATTATTAGCTATAAATACTTACTTATGTGTAAGTAAGTATTTTAATTAAATTTTTTTAATTCTTTTTTATACGGCTTTTACTGATTTACGGAGTTGGTCTATTACGCTATTAAAATAATTAGCGCCGAGCGCACGGCCAATCTGGAGCGAGCCTGGTAAAGTAGCGCCCCATAAATTGGCCATTTTTTCTGCAGTACCTTCAAATTTAAAGTCGCCTCTGTCTAAACCTTCCTGCAGGGTATTGGTCAGCCATTTGCTAACTATGTTTAGGTATTGCGTAGCTGCTATGCGTATATTTTGAGGTACATCATTGTACGAAGAGCAAAATGTGCCTATCATGCACATCTTATTATTGTCGTTAAAATACTGATCGTAATTATATAGCAGGGCTTCCAGCTTTTCCATTGGGGTTGCATTTTCAACCTGTTTGGTCATGACCTCAAAGTCTCGCCTGTCTTTTTCAATCACAGCTAAACCCAAATCTTCTTTGGTTGGATAGTAATGATGAACCGCGGCGTTTTTAATGTTTAACTGGGAAGAGATCTGCTTGTAATTAAAAGCATGATATCCAATTTGCTGAATAAAACTCCTTCCCAATTCAACTATCTTTTCTTTGGTACTCAATGCAGTGTCCATCTGGATTAAATTTTGATGAGCAAATGTACTTACTTGCATGTAAGTATCAATCTATATCAAGTTATATGACAAGACAATTACAAATGGTGATTTATTCAAAAGGTGAGTTCCTTGATCATGGTTGGGTTGTTATAGTTGCAATAGCGCACCCAATGTGGGCTTATTTTAAAATATACAATACCATGCAGGGTTTCCGCACGCAGTCGTGCGTCTTTAAACGTATCAAAATACAGGTTTTTGTACAGATCGTCAGCTCCGTTCAATTCCGTAGCCATTCCTTCGTATTGCAGCGTAATTTCATTGTCCCAGCCAATTACCAGGGCAACGGCCGGGTTGTACAGCATATTACGATATTTTCTGGAGATGTTGGCGGTATCAAAAACTATTTCGAGGTTGGGGGTAACAGCAATACCTATTAAAGCAGCTTCGGGCGCAGCATCTTTGTTAACGGTGGTAAGCACTGCCAATGAGTGCTTTTTGATAAAATTGTATATAAATTGTTTGTTCAAGCCCATAATCAATAATTAAATCATCCTCACAGTAATTTGTTTGCTTGTGCCCTTAAATTAAAAAATTAATATGAGCCCATGGGAAGTAAAATGGTATTATGTACGCGACTCGTTCGGTAAACTCATCAAAAGCATAAATCATAGAAAGTATATTACCGCAGTATAGCTACCCAGCCCGACAACGGCTTATCGCCATTTTTAAGATCGATCATATAATAATATGTACCTGGCGGCAATTTACCGCCATTGTAAATCCCGTCCCAGGCCCTGCCATAGCCTACTGAATGGAAAAGTAATTGGCCGTAACGGTTAAATACATCTACAACGCATGCCGGAAAAGGTAACAGATCATTAATGAGCCAGCGGTCGTTGAACCCATCGCCATTAGGGGTAAATGTATTGGGGATATTGATTGGAGAAATTACATTGACCGTAACCGGAACGGTGGTTTCGCAATTTAATGATGATGTAGCCGTAAGATAGTAGGTTATGGTATTTGACGGGCTGGCCACCGGGTTTGCAATACTTATACTACTTAGTCCTACAGCCGGACCCCATCGCAGGCTTACTATATCGCCATGTAGTTCAGGGTTCAAAGTAATATTGTCTCCTTGTTTTATGGTGGGATTATCATTGAATATAATTTGGGGCGCGGGCTTTATATGTACAATTATGGGTAAACTGGGTTGAGGTACTGTACAGCTGATATGGTTTGATACAATACAAATAACCACATCCCCGTCATGCAAAGTGCTGCTGTTAAAAAACGGGCTGTTGGTTCCCCGATTAGTATTATTTACACGCCATTGGTAGCTGTTTACATAATCACCTGAGGGTATTGTCGCTACAAACTGAACCTCATTACCAGCGCATACGGTAGCATTAAGTGGATATGAAGCTATAGCAGGCGTAATGCCATTTGGATTTGTAGTTGACCCAAGCGAGTTTGTTACAATTATCGGAATAGGTTTGGAAATTTGTGTGCCCAAAGTAGCGGGTGTATTTGCATTGCCATTATTATTACCAACTACACCGTTACCTGCTATTGTAGTGAGTTGACCTGTGGGCGTTATGCGCACAATACGTTCATTATCGGTATCAACTACTATTAAATTACCAAACGGGTCAAATTTAATACCTATAGGGTTATTCAATGTCGCCTTATCGGTAGGTATTGCTGCATGTAACTGGAGCGTTGTTACTACACCCGATGGATCAATTTTGCGTATAGCATTGTTTTTAGAATCAGTAACATATAAATTGCCGACGTTATCCCTTACTATTCCTTTGGGTAAATTAAAAGTTGCAGCAGCTCCGGCACCGTCATCAAATCCCTGCCCGGAATGACCTGCTATAATAGTAATGGTGCCATTAGGAGCTATTTTTTTGATAGCACTGGTATAATCGGTGACATATAAATTACCCTGCATATCAGTAGTGATACCTATCGGGGTATTTAATTTTGATATTAAGGGTGAGGCGGTCAACGTAGTTACCATGCCTGTGGGTGTCACTTTCCTAACCAGGAAATCATTTTGCGTCACGTATAAATTACCCGCGCCATCTATAGCTATACCGCGAGGATCATTAAAGCTGGCTGAAATACCGGTCCCATCAACAGATTCATTTTGGCCGTTTCCGGCTAATGTGCTCACCTGTGCGTCAGGGGTAATTTTTCTTACCCTGTCACTTTCGTCAACCACGTATAAATTGCCCTGCGGGTCAATAGTTATGCCGTTAACTACGTTGAACTTTGCAGTAATGCCTGTGCCATCAGCGTAACCGCAGCCACTTCCGCCGGCAAAAGTAGTTACCGTGCCGTCAGCCGCTATTTTTCTGATACTGCAGCTATAGCCATCGGCTATATAAATATTCCCGGCGGGGTCTGTTACCGCGTCTGTGGGTACGCTAAAGGTAACGGCTTGGGGGTTAGGGCGTATGGTACTCGCGGTTAGCGTTATGGTTTTGTTGCCCAGATCTGCGCAGGTGAGGTTTTGCGGAACAGGTATAGTGGTTACCGGCGCCCCGTCGCAATTAAATATCTGGCCCAGATCAGATGCCTGAAGTGTGTAATTCCCGTTTTCGTTAAGTTTAATCACTATAGGTTCAGGTTTGGAAAATATCTGCGGAACGCTGTATGAGGTAACCATAAAAAAGGTTGCGGCGGTGCCACCATAAGTGTCGGCTGCCGTAAGTGTTACAATGGTTGGCTCATTTACTGTTAAAGGTGTACCGGCAGCAGGAACCTGCGTTATATTGACATTAGTACAAGCGTTAGTTAAACCGGCGCTGGTGGTAAAGTCGGGCATGCTGGCGTGGCAATCATCTGTAGGGATGGTTACATCAGGATGGTTTGCAAACACCGGCGTGCTAACTACTATTACCTGTACAGGTAATGTAGCGATATTGCCAGGGCCATTGCTTGCCGTTACGATTACTGTTTGTGGTCCCAGTGACGAGCAGTCAAAACTGGCCGGACTAACAATAGCCATAAAGTTTGCAGCCCGTGGACTAATATTATCAGTTACATCTGCTGGTAACACCGTTCGGTGACCAGTAGCGTCGAGCTTTATAATAACGGGCTGAGGCAATTTTGGCGTGATTACCGGGGTTTGAGCCTGCACATTATTTAAAAAAAAAAGAGTTGATAAGCAAAGCAGGAATGTCTTTTTTATTGTGTCAGATTTGTAGGTATGGAGTTTAAGGTTTTGGTAACCCCGGATGGTTAAGATAAAAGCTGAAAATATATTCTTCCCTTGCATCATAGAGAATGATTTAAGGTGCATCACATCATCTATTGGTTAACAAATTACGTCAAAAGTAATGTTCATTATATTCACTCAGTAGTGTTCATGTTATTCATTTCAAGATGGAAGGTTCATTTAAGCAGTAAACATGGCTATGCTTTTATACCAGCAGTTTACTTAAACGTTTAAATACTTTTTGTAATTATTTTGAATGATTCTAAATAATTTAGCTTTCTTTGCATTAATTTAGACTCAATCCAAATAATAAATGAAAACTTTTCCCCTGCTGCTCTTATTTTTAACACTTACATTATCGACACAAATCTTACAAGCCCAACAACAAAATGCTACTATCACCGGAAAGGTTGTAACAACAGACAATAAGCCCGCCGAAGCTGTTTCGGTTGGTTTAGCCGGAACAACAAAAGGCGCCATCACCAAGTATAATGGGGAGTTTACAATAGTAAACGTACAACCTGGCAATTATAGCCTGGTATTTACCGGCATTGGTTATAAAAAACTTACAAAACACATTACACTTACCGATGGGCAAACCGCAAAAATTACGGTTACCATGAACGATGACGAACAACAGCTGCAGGTTGTTGAAATTACCGGCCGTAAAGAAAAAACCTATAAAACCACGGCCACTTTTATTGGTAATAAAACGCAGACGGATATTAAAGACCTGCCCCAATCGGTATCATATGCCAGTAAAGAGCTGATCTCAGATCTTGGCGCTACACGTATAGGCGATGTGGTTAAAGTATTTAGCGGTGTTAACCAGTTTACTACCTATGATGACCTTACCATACGTGGGTTCAGGGTAAATGGCGGGAGCAACACTCAGCTGTTAAACGGACTGCGCACCAGTACTGGTTTCTGGAAACAACCATTGACAAACTATCTGGAAAGGGTAGAGGTTTTAAAAGGCCCGTCATCGGCATTATACGGTAACGCCAGCCCGGGTGGTGTGGTTAACCGGGTTACCAAAAAACCACTTAATGAAACCCGCCAAACCGTCAGTTTTTCATTAGGAAGTTTCAATACCTTCAGAGCTTTGAGTGATTTTACCGGTCCAGCTAACAAAGACAGCTCACTACTTTATCGCCTCAATTTGGGTTACGAAGATGCCAACTCATTCCGCGATTTACAGTTTGATAAAAATATTATTGTGGCGCCTTCATTGTCATTTGTGGCATCACCTAAAACGCGCATCAATTTTGACCTGGTGTATAATAACTCCAAAAGCCGTTTAGACAGGGGGCAATCAACCCGTATGAATGATCTTTATTCAACCCCTTCTTCACTATCCATCAATACCGGGAATGACAGGTTGAATGAACAAACCTACATCGTTACACTTTCGGGCAGCCACCAGTTTAATGATAAGCTGAGCTTTAACGCTGCTTATTCAAAAACAGGTTATCAGGAAGATCTTTACGAGCACCGTAGTGCCAATGCTTACGCAGTTGATGGTAATAACACCGCTATACCAAACCTTGTTGCCATGCAAATATTTTCAAGGGTGCGTAAACGTTATGTTGATAATTTTAGCGGTTATTTTAATTATAAAGACAATACCGGCATACTGGAACATAACATTGTGGCCGGGTATGATTATGGTAGCGAAAAACTGCCCGTTGGCGCATCACAGTTAACAGCTTCGGGATATCGCAATGCCGCTAATAACGGAAGCATCGGTAGTTATGACCCTACCAAAAAAGCCAACTATTTACTGGATAAAAATGGCAACCCGGTTCCTAACGTGCCATCATTTAATCTTGACGATGTTTTAAACTCACAGCGCATGCAGGATGACAGCAAAGACTTTTTTGCCCAGGTTGCTGTTGATCCTACCTATTATTATCTGAATGCCGGTTATGTGCAGGATCAGATAAAGCTGGGTAAATTCCAGGCATTGTTAGGCGTACGCTATGAATACTATACCGATTTTGCCAACTATAAAAAGTCTACAGAGGCAAAAACTCATTCCAGCGCATGGTTGCCAAGGTTTGGTTTAGTGTATACTGCCAATAGTAATATTAATTTTTATGGTACTTATGTAGAAGGATACAATCCGCAAACAGCATCTACACTATCAAATCCAAATGCCGGTGGTCCGTTTAAACCATTAACCAGCAATATGATTGAGTTTGGTGCTAAAAGCAGCTGGTTAAATGACATGCTTACCATAAGCACCGCTGTGTACCAGATTGATCAGAACAATACACTTTACAATGCCAATGTTCCAGATCAGCCCGATTTGTTGAGACAGGTAGGTAAAGAGCGTTCAAAAGGTATCGAGTTTGATATTGCCGGTCGTATTACTCCAAACTGGAGCATTTTAGCATCATACGCTTATAGCGATGCCAAAATTACACAAAGCCTTATCCCTGCCGAAGTTGGTCAGCAAAAGCCAAACGCGCCAAAAAACATGGCTAACATCTGGACCCGTTATAATGTAAACCGCGGATTATTTAACGGGTTGGGTATTGGCGCCGGCGCTAACTATGTAGATAAACGTTCGCTATCACTTAATCTTGCGCAGGGCATACCAAACTATACATTGGTAAACGCTGCACTATATTATCAGGTGGGCAAGGTGCAATTACAGTTTAATGCAAATAACATTACCAATAAAAAATACTGGGTTGGCGGTTATGATTACTTAAGGCTGTTCCCGGGAGCGCCGTCTAACTACCTGTTAACATTAAATTACACTATTAAATAATATCAGCTTGAAAAGGTTTAAAGCAATAGCAGGCTGGCTGCACTTATGGATAGGTCTTGTAACCGGTATTGTAGTGGTAATTATTTCGGTTACCGGCTGTATACAGGTATTTGACGAGGAACTGTTTGAGCTTTTTCATCATGATTTAGTTAATGTTAAAGAAACCGGCCCTGCAAAGCCGGTTTCTGAGTTGCTGATCATTGCTCAAAATGCAGTTGGCAAAAAAAAGCCTGTTACTAACATTAAAATAAACGAGGCAGGCCATAGTTATGTGTTTTCGGCTTCAAAAGATAATAAGCCAACCGATATAGGATGGACCTATTTTAGTCAGTTTAAGTATAACTACGATATTTATATCAACCCTTATACTGGTAAGGTACTTGCAGTGGTTGATCCGAGATATGAGTTTTTTAATGTTGTTGAACAATTGCACAGACAGCTTTTGCTTGTAAAACCGGTGGGTAGTGTTGTTGTGGGAACATGCGTATTGCTTTTTTTGATCATGCTTATAACAGGTTTTATTTTATGGTTACCCAAGAATTATAAACAGCTAAAACAAAACATAACTATTAAGTGGAAGGCTAAGTGGAAGCGTGTTAATTATGATATCCATAACAGTTTTGGTTTTTATGTATTGCCAGTAGCCATGATCATCGCCATAACCGGATTGGTATGGTCATTCACCTGGTGGGAGAACGGTATCTTTAAAATATTAGGCTCACCATCTGGAAAAATTGTATTAACCCGTAAAGCCCCGGTTAAAGCTAAAACTGATACTGCTGCAAAAAATACTATAGATTTAATCTATAATACTATGCAGCATAAAATAGGTAATAACTATAAAGCTATTGGTATTAACTTGCCAAATAAAAAAAGTAACGCGGTAATGGTATATACTTATGGTAACAGGATAGATAGCTGGCGTAACATGAGCTACTATTACTTCGATAGCCACACAGGTAAAATGTTTGATAAGCTGGAGCAATTGAATAAACCACTTGCGCTAAAATGGCGAAACTCAAATAAGGATATCCATACCGGCCGCATATATGGCTGGCCTACCCAGGTATTGGCATTTGTAGCGAGTTTAGTTTGTGCCTCATTACCCATAACCGGCTTTTTAATATGGTGGGGTAAACAAAAAAAGAAAAAGAAGAAACCTGTTATGAAGCTGGTCGAACCCTCATTAACTTAATTTCGATAACCTTTGCCACCGCTTAGCCATTCAGTAATACTGAATGGCTTTTTTATTTAATAGATTTTTTTTAAAAAAAAACTTGCGCAACCAAATTGTTGCATTTATATTTGCAACCAAATGATTGCATAATGATTATAAGAAGGGACGTATATCAGGCAATTGCCGATCCGACAAGGCGCGAAATAATAGAAAGGATATCTCAGCAACCGCTGAATTTAAACGCCGTGGCCGAAACGTTTGACATTAGCCGGCAGGCAGTTTCCAGGCATATTAAGATATTAATGGAATGTGAGCTGGTTGTTATCAGGCAAAAGGGAAGAGAGCGGTATTGTGAGGCCAAACTAGAAAAACTTCATGAAGTGGCCGATTGGGTAGATCAGTATAAAAAACACTGGCTATCGAGGTTTAAAGCACTTGATAATTATTTAACCGAAATACAAACCAATACTAAAACAGATGAAAACAAGTAACACAACAGAGGTGGCAAATACTAAGGATGAAGTATTTATTACACATATTTTTAATGCACCCAGGGAAGTAGTATTTAAAGCCTGGACAGAGCCGGAACAATTACTGCGCTGGTTTGCTCCCGATGGCTGCACTATCGACTTTAAAAATATCAATGTGCAAACAGGTGGTACTTTTCACTCCTGTATTCACGACCCCCAATTTGGCGACTGTTGGTGTAAAGGCACTTATCTGGAAGTTATTTATCCCGAAAAGCTCGTGTACACAATGGCGCTTACTGACGAACATGGCAATGATCTGGAATCTGCAGTCGACGCTGGTAAGGATGCTAATATGCCCAGGGAAACTGTATTGACGGTTACTTTTGCCGAATATGGTAATCAAACCAAACTTACCCTCCACCAGACCATGCCCGAGGACATTGCGAAACAAACAGGCGCTTATCAAAGCTGGATCAAAATGCTCCATAAGCTGGAAGAACTCGTTTAAGCGGTGGATTAAAATTTTAGTTATTTTATTTCCATTGATAGCTTTTTAATCAAATAGCCATAAATTGCCCTGCTCATGAAAGATATTCCGGTACATCAGCTAAAAGAGCGGGTAAACACAGGCCTGGAGATAAGGCGTTTTGTTGCCGGTGAGGTGCCCAAGAAATACGAAAACCTGGGTGCCCACCGTGACGATCACTATATTTTTTTTGTAATTGAAGATGGTGCGGCATCACTGATGATAGATTTTCATGAATTGTCTTTCTCTTCGTCTACACTTTATTATATCTTACCAGGGCAGGTACATCATCGTATCCGTAATGAAGTAGGTTGTGGCTGGTTCATCGCTATTGATTCACTGCTGATATCGCCCGATTATCGTAATGTATTTGAAAGCAGGCTG
This window contains:
- a CDS encoding TonB-dependent receptor domain-containing protein, which produces MKKTYILICLLILTAAFRSSAQTFTVKGSVTSEVGKGVADATIILKNTAIVVTTDASGNYVIKNLKGGDYSLSVSNIGYESQTKEIKINADITVNITLKPAVYQLKNVDVNTQKEKTFGVTRLKAVEGTTINAGKKSEVIVLGDITANAATNNTRQIYSKVAGLNIWENDGAGIQLGIGGRGLNPNRVTNFNTRQNGYDISADALGYPESYYSPPAELLDRIEILRGASSLQYGTQFGGLINFKLKEGPTDKPFEFTSRETAGSWGFFNTTNSIGGTVNKVQYYAFFQHKQGDGWRPNSEYNVNLGYAAITYKPTNKLSLTFQYTRMDYLAHQPGGLTDAEFAADPRQSVRARNWFKVDWNLGAVILDYQITDHLKFNSRFFGLMADRDALGNLDFINRTDPGTDRQLFKDRYRNYGNESRFLYSYKIKDQAQNLLVGFRYYRGATNRQQGYGNDGSTGNPSDFTYVSAGAPDYSNYDFPNYNESVFVENIFRINSKFSIIPGLRFENIITKADGVYQNVNRDQAGNIIFDEQVNDIRNSRRHFLIGGIGFSYFQSQGAQLYANISQNYRGINFNDIHSTNQNKQSDPNLQDEKGYSADLGMRGNLSEVFNYDVSFFYINYNNRIGDVQMVNPVTFNIYRLRTNVAQSRNLGFESFAELELLHFFNLQRNDNKLSVFSNLALINARYVNSKEPAYENKKVELAPDVIFKTGLTYKHRKLSASYQLAYTSSQFTDATNATFTDDAINGLIPAYTVMDLSADYQISKIFTLQGSVNNLADKRYFTRRADSYPGPGIIPADARSFFLTLQVKL
- a CDS encoding SDR family oxidoreductase, with the translated sequence MKKIILTGSSSGFGLQAVKTLAAKGHTVYATMRNINGSNAATASELKQWAADNNAHVEVIELDVASNESVKNAVAEIAKHSGGIVDVLINNAGVSYLGTGETLSIEQTEMLYQINTIGPERTMKAVLPYMHKQKAGLIINVTSVQTRHFIPILSTYNGTKAALDAVSVGYHYELKSSGIDVVTIQPGAYQTTDITTKSIKADNADVEKYYGTDTLNFQEALLKFFEPTTDSRDPQEVADAMLALVEMPAGQRPLFTVVGGGPQTANFEKVNELIKEIADITWGVLPQAYGLA
- a CDS encoding TetR/AcrR family transcriptional regulator, which encodes MDTALSTKEKIVELGRSFIQQIGYHAFNYKQISSQLNIKNAAVHHYYPTKEDLGLAVIEKDRRDFEVMTKQVENATPMEKLEALLYNYDQYFNDNNKMCMIGTFCSSYNDVPQNIRIAATQYLNIVSKWLTNTLQEGLDRGDFKFEGTAEKMANLWGATLPGSLQIGRALGANYFNSVIDQLRKSVKAV
- a CDS encoding pyridoxamine 5'-phosphate oxidase family protein; the protein is MGLNKQFIYNFIKKHSLAVLTTVNKDAAPEAALIGIAVTPNLEIVFDTANISRKYRNMLYNPAVALVIGWDNEITLQYEGMATELNGADDLYKNLYFDTFKDARLRAETLHGIVYFKISPHWVRYCNYNNPTMIKELTF
- a CDS encoding T9SS type B sorting domain-containing protein, which produces MQAQTPVITPKLPQPVIIKLDATGHRTVLPADVTDNISPRAANFMAIVSPASFDCSSLGPQTVIVTASNGPGNIATLPVQVIVVSTPVFANHPDVTIPTDDCHASMPDFTTSAGLTNACTNVNITQVPAAGTPLTVNEPTIVTLTAADTYGGTAATFFMVTSYSVPQIFSKPEPIVIKLNENGNYTLQASDLGQIFNCDGAPVTTIPVPQNLTCADLGNKTITLTASTIRPNPQAVTFSVPTDAVTDPAGNIYIADGYSCSIRKIAADGTVTTFAGGSGCGYADGTGITAKFNVVNGITIDPQGNLYVVDESDRVRKITPDAQVSTLAGNGQNESVDGTGISASFNDPRGIAIDGAGNLYVTQNDFLVRKVTPTGMVTTLTASPLISKLNTPIGITTDMQGNLYVTDYTSAIKKIAPNGTITIIAGHSGQGFDDGAGAAATFNLPKGIVRDNVGNLYVTDSKNNAIRKIDPSGVVTTLQLHAAIPTDKATLNNPIGIKFDPFGNLIVVDTDNERIVRITPTGQLTTIAGNGVVGNNNGNANTPATLGTQISKPIPIIVTNSLGSTTNPNGITPAIASYPLNATVCAGNEVQFVATIPSGDYVNSYQWRVNNTNRGTNSPFFNSSTLHDGDVVICIVSNHISCTVPQPSLPIIVHIKPAPQIIFNDNPTIKQGDNITLNPELHGDIVSLRWGPAVGLSSISIANPVASPSNTITYYLTATSSLNCETTVPVTVNVISPINIPNTFTPNGDGFNDRWLINDLLPFPACVVDVFNRYGQLLFHSVGYGRAWDGIYNGGKLPPGTYYYMIDLKNGDKPLSGWVAILR
- a CDS encoding TonB-dependent receptor, translated to MKTFPLLLLFLTLTLSTQILQAQQQNATITGKVVTTDNKPAEAVSVGLAGTTKGAITKYNGEFTIVNVQPGNYSLVFTGIGYKKLTKHITLTDGQTAKITVTMNDDEQQLQVVEITGRKEKTYKTTATFIGNKTQTDIKDLPQSVSYASKELISDLGATRIGDVVKVFSGVNQFTTYDDLTIRGFRVNGGSNTQLLNGLRTSTGFWKQPLTNYLERVEVLKGPSSALYGNASPGGVVNRVTKKPLNETRQTVSFSLGSFNTFRALSDFTGPANKDSSLLYRLNLGYEDANSFRDLQFDKNIIVAPSLSFVASPKTRINFDLVYNNSKSRLDRGQSTRMNDLYSTPSSLSINTGNDRLNEQTYIVTLSGSHQFNDKLSFNAAYSKTGYQEDLYEHRSANAYAVDGNNTAIPNLVAMQIFSRVRKRYVDNFSGYFNYKDNTGILEHNIVAGYDYGSEKLPVGASQLTASGYRNAANNGSIGSYDPTKKANYLLDKNGNPVPNVPSFNLDDVLNSQRMQDDSKDFFAQVAVDPTYYYLNAGYVQDQIKLGKFQALLGVRYEYYTDFANYKKSTEAKTHSSAWLPRFGLVYTANSNINFYGTYVEGYNPQTASTLSNPNAGGPFKPLTSNMIEFGAKSSWLNDMLTISTAVYQIDQNNTLYNANVPDQPDLLRQVGKERSKGIEFDIAGRITPNWSILASYAYSDAKITQSLIPAEVGQQKPNAPKNMANIWTRYNVNRGLFNGLGIGAGANYVDKRSLSLNLAQGIPNYTLVNAALYYQVGKVQLQFNANNITNKKYWVGGYDYLRLFPGAPSNYLLTLNYTIK